CGCCGTCTGGGTGGCCAAATCGTCGCCCAGCAGACAGGCTTGGGCGATCGCCCGCATCTCCAACAGGTGATTGGGACGATCAAGGTCATGCTCGATGCCTATCGGGACGGCAAGATCGACCGGCTCCTGCTGGTGCGTAATCAGTTCGTGAATACGATGACCCAGAAGCCGGTGGTTCAGCAGGTTTTGCCTGTCGAACCGGTGCGCGAAACCGAGATGCTGCAGAACTGGGATTATCTCTACGAGCCGAGCCCAGAAGCGTTGCTGGACGATGTATTGGTTCGGTACGTCGAATCGCAGATTTACCAGGCCGTGGTTGAAAACGTTGCCTGTGAAATGGCGGCGCGCATGGTTGCCATGAAGTCGGCATCGGATAACGCAGGCGAGGTGATCCAGCGCTTGACGCTGGTTTACAACAAGGCGAGGCAGGCCGCGATTACCCAGGAATTGGCAGAAATCGTCGCCGGCG
This window of the Candidatus Macondimonas diazotrophica genome carries:
- the atpG gene encoding F0F1 ATP synthase subunit gamma, with the translated sequence MAGTKEIRNQIRSVRNTQKITKAMEMVAASKMRKAQDQMTATRPYAERMREVIGHLAAANPDYRHPFLEPREPLKRVGIIFVSTDRGLCGGLNINLFKTVLTELRRFDTQDIAVDLAILGGKGVGFFRRLGGQIVAQQTGLGDRPHLQQVIGTIKVMLDAYRDGKIDRLLLVRNQFVNTMTQKPVVQQVLPVEPVRETEMLQNWDYLYEPSPEALLDDVLVRYVESQIYQAVVENVACEMAARMVAMKSASDNAGEVIQRLTLVYNKARQAAITQELAEIVAGAAAVS